TTTCTGATTCCCATTTCCGGGACGCCGTTAGAGAATCAGGAATTGATGACACCAGCCGAATGCCTACGTTCGCTGGCGATGATGCGCTTTGTCAATCCGCGCAAGGAAATTCGCATTGCAGGAGGCCGCGAAGTCCAGTTGCGCTCTCTTCAACCATTAGGATTGTATGTTGCCAATTCCTTGTTTGTAGCGGACTATTTGACGACGCCTGGTCAAGAGCCGGAGGCTGACCATCAAATGCTTCGCGATATGGGATTTGAGGTGGAACCTCAAGATTTTCCGTTGATCACCCCGTTTAGGGAGTAGCCGGTCAGGATTTAAGTACGGTTTGCAGCATGGCTTCTGTTAAAAATTAAAAATTAAATTACAAAGCACCACAACATCTATCAGTTGCGGTGCTTTTCTTGAAAAGTTCTGGTTGGACGGCTGGACTGTGCAATACCTCTCACACCTGTCATTTCCCATCATATGGTATGAAGAACCATAGACAATGTGTCAGGTCCGTAGGGTGAGGGGAGGACGCAACGGATGGTCATTCGTCATATTCAACCTAATGATTACCGGGCTCTGTGTGACTTGTGGCAAGCCGCCCATCTAAGTTTCGATATAGGGGATGCAGAAGAGGATTTCGCGTGGGCACTTCAGCATTACGGCCAGCACTATTTTGTTCTGGAAGAAGGATCACGAATCATTGGATCGGTATTGGCCGCATTTGATGGCCGCCGGGGATGGATTTACCATCTGGCCGTTCATCCTGAGTTCCAGCGTCGCGGATTGGGACGACGCTTAATGGAACATGCCGAAGCGTCTTTGAGCCACATGGGGTGTTTGAAAGTTAATTTGTTGATCGAGCCGCATAATTTGGCCGTTCAGCAATTTTATTCACGTCTAGGATATAACGCCGCGGACAACCATTTCATGGAAAAGATTATCCGTTCTCAGGAAATCTATTAGGGTTTGCTCTAATTTTCACTTTGTTGTATCCTCTAAGCTATATCTTGTTCACTCCTGGACTACCTGTATGTCGTGTCTTCAACCGCAAAGAAGTATGCACATCGGGTATCTGTCCAAGACATTTTGGGATAATCCGCATATCCAATTACCTAAATGACTATGAAAGGCAGGCTTGTTCGTGATGCAGCATGACAATGACCAAACACAAACGCTTCCGTTACCGCCTAGTGCCGCTAACGGATATCCATTTTATTCATGGGCAGGCCTTCGGATTACTGAGGCGGCCAATGGCCGATCTACAGTCGAACTTGATGTTCAACATCATCATAGGGGAGGCGGCGGCACAGATGCCGTAAACGGCGGTATCGTCGCTTACATGTTTGACGGA
The Sulfobacillus thermosulfidooxidans DNA segment above includes these coding regions:
- a CDS encoding GNAT family acetyltransferase, which codes for MVIRHIQPNDYRALCDLWQAAHLSFDIGDAEEDFAWALQHYGQHYFVLEEGSRIIGSVLAAFDGRRGWIYHLAVHPEFQRRGLGRRLMEHAEASLSHMGCLKVNLLIEPHNLAVQQFYSRLGYNAADNHFMEKIIRSQEIY